CTCCTGCCTCTGGACAATTTTCTTATCTGCAGTGATGCAAAAGATTCCTGTTCCACAACTTACAGCGTTCATTGGGTGAGGAAATTCACCCATACTgaacttttcttgtttttcactGTTCACACTGATTTTCCAGATGCCACATCCATTCTTATCTGGGACACACATTTGGTCTTGAGGATTGACAGTGACTTTTAGAGTGTCATGCACCAAGTCCTTCACTGGGAGTGGTTTCATCACGGTTGATCTCTTGGAAAGATCCTTGGCTGTGGCCAGACACAATTGATTGTTGCACAGACCTAAGATGCACAATTTTCCTGACTTTGCAAACACTATGTCCAAAGGCATTGCTTTCAGgtacaacattttcatttttttacattgtccATTACTCGACAAATGCCTTAAGCTTACAAGCCTCTCTTTTTCACTCTCTTGTGCGCTATGCTCTATTGATGTGAGTATGCACCAGTCGCCAAAGGGACCATAGGAGAAGGCTACTATTTTCCCCATGGCCTTAATGTCAACATATGTTGTTGCTGGTTTCCAGCATGTATTGGACAGTATTAAATCACAGAGTCTGGCATCTGTAACGCCATTGCCCTCTTCTTTGAAAGAGAGACATTTTGCTATGCTAGGCATGATGCGGGAACtcatcttttctttcatttcagcTAGTGACTGTTGCAGATGGGACTTTGCTTCTGCATAACCTGCTGTGATTTCATACTCATTGTCACCAACCACCATCTCAGCAATGCTGTCTATTGGCTTCTCATTGTAGTACATGTTGTTTGTCTTCTCTTCCATTACCTGTCCAACATGTTGTACAATACCAATCAGTTTGTCCCTTTGTTTCTGAATAGCAGAGATCTTCTTTGCTGCGGTCTGTACCACTTCGTTTTCAAGACGCTGCATGTTGCTTGTGATTGAATCTACAGCTTGCCTCTGGTCCCTCTCGATCACCTGCGCAGTCAAGTCCTGATGTTCCTTAATAAGTTCCATCAAAGAAGCCTTCAGAATCTCACTCTTGCCCTTAACACTGACAAAGTGATGCCCAAAGTGATGTCCTTCAGTACATAACCTGCAAATCAGTGTCTCGTGACACGTGTCACATATGAAGTATGCTACCTCATTTGTGTGTTGTTCACATTTGACTGTGTGCTTCTCTTCTGTAGGAGCTGCCTCAGTATCTTCTTGTTCCAGAGACTCTTCCTGAGAAACCCTCATGTTGTCAAACTTGTCTATGATAGTCTGTATACTGAAATTCCTTTTGAGACCACTCACGCCATCTGGTCCCAGAGCCATCTCTGCACGGCATTCAAAACATACCAGTAATCTATGTGGTGCAGGGCCTCTGAGCACTTCTCTTTCCAGGCAGTCTTGGCAGTAGGTATGACCGCAGTCCAGTAGTCTGGCACCACGCATTATTCCAAAGCATATTGGACACTCTGGGAGCAAGTTTACTAGGCTTTCTCTCCTGCCACGCTCAGCCATTCTTCGGTGTATAACTTAATTTGTTGGGAATAGACggtaagtacatgtaggcctacctctTAATTTGCTAGAAGTGTCTCTttgaagtataaaataaattcaatactgcagatttgaaaaatatgttcaaCAAGATAAATCCCATATGGAACCAGAAGGCCTGCAAAACATGTAATGCAATGTGTGTGATGCATATTCTGCGATGTTGATAATGCATAAAATGGTACCAGTCTGCGATTATCATGGAGAATCCCCAGATTATTGTTGGGGAATCCCCAGTTCATTGTCCGGGATACAGAGCAGCGGGTGAGGATTTTTTATGAAAGGCAGTGTACAAATATGCATGTGAAGCAGAGCGAATCAATACAGATTGCTCTGGAAGAATAACCCAGTCTATCAAATGGTTGGTTGTTTGAGtgttaaatgaataataatcttATGAATTCTGTGTTACTTTTATGACTTATTTatgtctatatattttttcttgagaAATTATTCTCACAAAGCCTTTGTGCATTTTTTCCAAATTCTCTTTCattcaatgattattttatcaaaacagaattttcttaATGCATTATATGATTTaactttgtattattttatgcaCTCCTAATTGTTGTTTTTAACCTTTTTGAATTTAAATGAATgtattaattgaattgaaaaaaagattgaattgaaaaataatgatagtggATTCTTATCAGTGGTGAATCCAGTATTTACatgtttctttgaagaaaattgacaagcaTACAAGGAAAGGGGAATTCATCACTTATGGGGTgcatttttatgttattttttgccCCCTGAATCTACCATTTCAACACAGTATACACTGTAGCATTGCGACCAATATCCACTTCAGCATGTGAAGAAATGATAGcttttttttgttcatcttGGGAGGTGGAAAACAAAACTGGACTTCAACTCTCTTAGAATTATAAGgtgttcatttaattttttatttatttatttatttatttgtttatgggggggggggggctcatccAGCTTGAATGCGCCGGATGAACTGAGCAATGATgtacaaaatgtttttaaatactTCTGATCTGACTGTGCGTATATATGCTCTTATCtagtttttaaaatgaaaactacatgtaattcaatatgctaatttatggaaattattgaaaaatcacacaaattttgaatttcttCTGTTTCCACTGGTAGAACTACATTAGGGACACagtactttgaaaatttatctcATACATTGTTAATTTGTGGCAATATGTTCAGTCATAAATTCTTTTGCATTTGTTGACCCCCCCTTTCCAGGTCCTTCTTACATATACCCTACCTAAACAAAGTTTGAAGGGGAATTTATAAGAATCAGCATACGAGTTGTTCATCTGTTGACCAAATCTTGGGAATCTAACTACTTCCTCACTGAATGTTCTTGAGACTTGCTATACACTGTTGGTTTTAAAGGCCAAATCCACCccagagaaaaatcagaaaaacataaagctgaaaattttatcaaaatcggatgtaaaataagaaagttatgacattttatagtttcgcttatttttcacaaatatatgcacaatttagtcacatgcaaatgagagagttgatgatgtccctcattcactattttgttttttattgtttgaattatacaatatttcaatttttacagatttgacaataaggaccaacttgactgaaccatagaatgttaaaaaatggtaattcaacatgttcagggagaaataaaactttgttttacaggaCAGGACAGGACTTTATATACATCATGCAGTCTTCTTTACATTGAAGTAGAAGGCTggaataaaagtgaaatacaccTTGTTTTTCATCTTTACAGATTCACAATTACAATCATAACCCTTTTGCTTGGGCTTCAATGGATGGTAACTATGACATCACAAGTCAGGTGAGCAGTCTTGAACTGGAGCTAAGCGATGAGACTAATCAGACCAAGCTCACTCTTGAAAACCTTACGCAAGACATTGACATCTTTATACAGAACAAGGACCCTAAGCTCGACCAACTAGTACCTGCCAATGTTTCAGAGGATGGAGGGATAGAATACCATTTCAATGTGTTATCAGAAATGGCTTATGTAGTAGTCGAGGTTCTTGTGAACAACAGTTCCCTTTATGAGCCATTCCCAGAACTTTACCTGAACCTTACCCGTGAAGCAACTGGATTGAACAGTTCTGAAGAAGTCTACATCCCCATCTTGAACACCTCATTTCCTGCTGGTGCTGATCCCCCTGTTTCAGCATGGAATGACACCTATAACATAACAGGCAACCCTTACTTGTGGATTATTCCATTTAGTGATATAGGGGAAGCAAGTCACCACCATTTGATTTTGAGTGGATGGGAACTGGTCAATCAGACGGATATTGCAGTGTTTGCCTTTGGAGCTCAATGTGTTTATTGGAATACAGACGAAGAGAAATGGGACACCTCTGGCTGCAAAGTAAGtcgattaattaattgatttgtttgtttttatttacttaCTAACATAACtacttatttataaatttattaattgcatgcattttaaatgaatttggTGTTGtgtaattttaaagaaaaatcagataaatTTTCAAGATTCTCATAGTGGTTCTTATGCTGTAAATCAAATGTAGGACTATAACTACCATCAATACAGTACAATCAATAAAATTCGTTTTCTATCACGTCTGGTTTTAGACTTATGGGTGATTCTCATTAAAAAAGGACTCGGAAATATACTTCTTAGCATGCTATGATGTGGAGTGTTCTGCTCTTCgtgttctgactcttgcctgtGAAACGGGGTTGTGGTTTGAAACCCAGCTAAGGcctaatttccttcagcaagaaattgatccacatttttctgcactcaacccaggtgaggtgatcTGGGTATATAGTCAGCAGGATTagttccttgaatgcaccaaatGCCTTTAGGCAGCtggagctaaagccagggtgaTTTTTACTGTGCACAtagaataggcaactagataatccgtacctcataaatgctatcatttttataattatcatcatcattattattacattttagaATAGAGGTTAGAGTGGACAAAATGTAGAGTTCAGTGCATGGTATCTGACCTTCCTTGGAATGCATGAGTGCTTTACATACTTGATGCTTTAACCTGGGCCCCATCGCATAGAATTTACTGTTGTGGTAACTTTGGTATCCAATCATTACAGGTCGGACCTCTTACATCGCGATCCCATACCCACTGCCAGTGTAACCATCTCTCTCACTTTGCTGCTGGCTTTGTGATTCTTCCCAACACTGTGCACTTCATCAAAGATGCATCTCTCTTTGCCAAGATACTGGAGAATCCCATCACTGCTATAGTAGTAGGATCAGTCTTTGCTCTGTATGTCCTGGTTGCAGTCTGGGCTAACAGAAGGGACAGGAGAGCTGAAGAACAGGTGTGAAATTATCTGACACCATATTGTTGCAACTTTATCATATTAGAGGCAATTATGTGAATGTGCAGAACATAGTCCCaatccttttttgtttgttgggGAGGAGGGGGTGGGACATTGAATAATTGCTTAAATATTCTTATTCAATCTCAAATAACTAATGTGTATTTATAGCTTGCAACAACAAGTGTCCATAAACCTGACAGCATTCATTTGAACATTCTGATATCCTGCCCTTCTCTCAGTATTTGAATCCCATGAAGCGACCAGGggagaatttcatgaaacaaattgcAAGTGATTTTTACTGAAATCTTTGCATCTGACTGGCTCAGAGCACATTTGTCAGTTAAAATCATTGACAGGTTTTTATGAAACACACCCCAGTAATACTAGCTATAAAGGTTAGGTTTGATGGAATAAGTGTATTGTTTATCCAATAAAGCTTGTTGTCCATGTTTATAATTTGAGCAGGCTTGTGTGATCTTCCTGGGTGATAACAACCCTGATGCCCAGTACAAGTACCATGTTACCGTCTTCACTGGTATGCGCCGCGGGGCAGGTACCTCAGCTGTTGCCACCATCACCCTCTATGGCAGTGCCGGATCCAGTGAACCCCACGTCCTGGCTGTTGATGGGAAGCGCAAGATCCTGCAGAGGGGAGGGGTCGATTCCTTTGTGCTGGCTACTCATGGTTCCTTGGAGGAGCTGACTGCCGTGAGAGTGTGGCATGATAACACAGGAAAGAAACCTGAATGGTGAGGATTGAATTTCTTATCAAGAGGAATTTCTGAAGCTAGGACTGTATTGGTTTGAAAATGCATGGTTCATAAGAGGCCGGGGGCTTTATGGAAACTGTAGGAATAACTTATTGAGTAATGAGTTGGAGTCATATTGGaagtttttcaatttatttttttatagccAGGGAGATCATGAATTCAAgaagttttgaatattttctctATTTGTGTAATTGATCAATCTGCCAGCAAATTTGATTGCTTCAGCCCATTTTTCAAGCACCTCAAATGTTGAACTATGATGTGCTCAAGCTTTGGAATCTTATAGAATGTCAAGTGTACAAAGTCTGTTTTAGAGCAATGTTTTAAGTGTATGAGATATAGGTTATGGTCATAAATGGTCAAAAGACAATGCCAGTTTTACAGATTTTCCAAGCATATTAAGTTGGAATATTTGCAAGTGCATACCTTTATGACATTGGAAATTACATTGACAGCACAGGCTAATTGATATAAATTGATTTCCAACACAGGTACCTGAACCGTATCTTGGTACATGATCTTCAGACCCATCAGCTGTGGTATTTCCTCAGTCATACCTGGCTTGCAGTAGATCTAGGAGAATGTACTGTAGACAAGACGATCCCTGTGGCCACCACAGAAGATCTGCGTCAGTTCCATCACCTATTTATCACTAGACTTCTCCGTGACATGAAAGACCACCATCTGTGGGTATCCATCTTCACTAGGCCACCCAACAGCAATTTCACCCGCCTGCAACGCGTTTCCTGTTGCTTCACTCTCCTCATGATGTCAATGCTGGCTAGCATCATGTTCTTTGGAATCAACCCTGAAGATGTGGACGTGGGAGACTCCAAAGCTCCAGGTATGTCACAGGAGATCGGAATGGGAACTATCCGTGTAACATGGTTTGACATCCTTGTTGGCATTGAGAGTGGACTTATTGTGCTACCAGGGAATCTGCTTATATTGGAGATCTTTCGGAATGCTCGAAGCAGGCATCATCCAAACAAGTCTGTTGAGATTGTTGTAGAGACTGAAGATGAAAAATTGGGAGCATCTAAGTCCAAAAATGACGTTCTCACAGAGTCGATAGCTACAGCATCGTCACATGCTtcagaaagtggagatgtgcCTCACCATGCCGGAGATGGAAGTCTAAACCATCAGAAACCATCACAGACACGATATCCAGAGACAATATCCCAGGAGAAAATCATAAATGACAATGACACTGAGGGACAAATACAATCTGGCTCTCAATCCTTGGGCATTCATGATCGATCTCCAACAAGTGAGCGCTCCAGGTCAGCGGATGTATCTCTAAGCAGCATCCATGTCAGTACTGCCAAGAAAGACCCTCCATGTTGCTGTCTAAGACCATGCTTCAAAGGTGAAGACCATGATGACATGGTGTCATCAGAAGATGATCTTTCATGCAGGACATCCTCTTCCAGAGTCTGTTCTTCCTCTGATCCCAGGCCTGAATCCTCGAGTTCAGCAGCAACAGAGCAGCTCAATGGGCCTCCTTTCTTCATGCGACATGAAGACTACCTCCATCACCATATCAACAAAATGTACGAAGAAATATACCATGCGCCAGAAGGCTACTTTAAAACGGAGGAAGATCGTAAGATGGTGGGTATTGCATTATGCCAAATACATCTCATTAATGATGGTTTATAGATCACCATGCAATGCAGTGTATCGCTTTCATCGATACATCTTTCCCACATATTCAATCTACAATACCTTTAGTGTTGAATCTACAGATAGTGAGGAAAACTCCCGCAGCAGGTTCATATTAAAACATAAGAGGTTTTTATGTATGTTTGGATAGTTACTTCAATTAACTACATCATTTGATTTTGTTAAATGAAGGCGAGAGATttattctttgtaaaatgattcAGTAatttaatttgtgaaatatgggCTACATAAAAGCAGCTTTCATAGTGTAAGGATGAAGCCATTGTGCTGAGAGACACTGTGTGCTTCAAAAGGATGTTAAAATGAGCCAGCAACCACCATCGGTAAATTACCTTCCCCTCAAAAACTGCAGTGTTATAGGGGTACTACAGACCCATTTCACAAATGGCACTATTCAGTCATAGATATCTGAATCATGATATATCGctcaaattgaaaattttatattaaaggtgggtgtttcataaagctgtctgCAAGTTATAAGCAATTTTATGAATGACTTTTGATCCTTTCTTGTTTTAAGTGATATGCACCAGATTTTCCATTGGCATTGATTTATAGTTCCTAAGAAAGGGTCACATCGTAAAGTAGCTTGTAGCTTATGAACAGTTTGTGAAACACTCACCAGGATAGTCAACTGAAAAAGACAAGATATTAACAACATTTTAATTAATCATGCTCCAGTTAAGATACGAAAGCCCTTATCCATCAAGTTATCTATCGAGATTGTGTAATGTTTGTCATCTTTTGCTCAGGCATTGCGTAAACTGGAAGAAACTCTCAAAGTACATGGCTGGTATCAGTATCTACCAGAGGAAGAGGAAGGTCATGCCACTGCTGAAGATGACGAGAAGAGCAGTTGCTGCCACGGTCAAGGATGCCTGCCCTGGTGGTTTGTCTACATCGGTTGGTTCTTTGTAGTAGCCACCAACTTGGTTTGTGGCTACCTGGTCATCCTGTACGGCCTTAGCTATGGTCTCCAGACCTCTGTGGACTGGCTGGTCAGCATGGTGGTGACATTGCTCCAGGAAGTCTTTGTCCTGCAGCCTAGTAAGGTCATCCTGGTGGCAGCATTCTTTGCCATCATCTGGAAGAAACATGAGGATGACGATGTAGGTGTGGACAACTTTACAGATGCAGCCACAGGCAAGTATTTTACTTGCAGATGGCAAGTATTCAAATGCGGGCTAACAAGATCATTGCGCATTTTGATCAGTAGTCTGACCTGGAATCAATCAGAACTGTTCATTCAAACTAGCGAATAATCGCTAACACTTGTGTTCCAGGGCCCAGATGGTCACTTTGGTAGATATCCCTGCTTGCACTATAATAAGAAATTAGTAATATTTCTTTCAACACTGTTGCAAATAACCGAGGAAGTatataggcaataatgcaaaaagCAGAGAGCTTTATGCAATTCTTGTAAAATAGCTTTGGTGCATCAAATGCACAAGCATTTTTATGACCACACCAAATACAAAGGTATGAAGCACGCTCCCAAGTTAGTAGAGCCAGAGACTGATGATCAGGGTATCAATATATTCTATGAAAGACCAATACACACAATGCGCCAACGTTATTTATTAAGATcgtatattattaatattattattatagacaCCAAAGTAGAAAGTAGTTTGTGTATAACAACTCTTGGTAACATTTTACTGGCAGGCATTTTCATGACCCCACCAAATGCAAAAGGGAAAGGACAAAGGCGTACAATTGCCCGCTACTACCAGCCACCCCCTATTGAGACTGTCAATCAGGCCAGAGAACGAAGGGAAGCTGAAGCCAAGATGTGCAAGATGCTGAAAGAACTTCTTGGACAGATTCTTCTGGTGGTCCTAGCCTTAGAAGTTGCACACTTCCAGAGAGACCCTAACGCCTACATGTTTCACCAAGCCATGACGGACACCTTCACTGGAGGATTTGAAGATGTGAGTGGTGTTTGTCCCTTTCTCAAAGATATTTGTAGAAAGTGGTGTGATATTATGTCAGGGATTAAGATTGGGGTTAGGTAGGATGTGGAGGTAGAAATTCACCTAACGAAAATTGCCGGGCCGTACTATATTACATGTATCCTTAAACCATCACAGGATTTGTATGGATCTGATACCATTATCACATTCAATGTTGGCTTGAAATGTGGAGCATTGTAGCCCAGTGGTATTTAGtttctggactttgaaacatagggtcatgggtttgaatcctagccatggtgtaaatttcttcagcaagaaatgaaTCCACAtaattgtgctgcacttgacccaagtgaggtaaatgggtacctgacaggaatttatttcttgaaacgcGGTGCGTGACACAGCTGCTCTGCTAAATCCAGggtaattacatgtatgctgCATTACTGTAGAGCATTTATTCGTCTGTTAAAGTCAGTGTTACGTGCTATGTAAGTTCATAAGGTAAGTTCATAAGGTAGTATTTATTGtccagataaataaataagtggaaatttgcatttttacatggtattgaacatacataacatagcatagaaaatgaacatatttacagaaaatcaaacaatcacatATAGTCAATTATGATATACACGTGCAAATGCTACCCACTGGgtagcatttgaaaaaaatactgttattgacattaaaattaagattgaaatggaaatctGAACTGAAAGTTAGATATCggatattgaattgaaattacatTAGAATTGTAATAAATCAGTACTATAAATCTTCACAGCGTTGTCCACttgtaattgt
Above is a window of Lytechinus pictus isolate F3 Inbred chromosome 15, Lp3.0, whole genome shotgun sequence DNA encoding:
- the LOC129277834 gene encoding E3 ubiquitin-protein ligase TRIM13-like isoform X1, whose translation is MAERGRRESLVNLLPECPICFGIMRGARLLDCGHTYCQDCLEREVLRGPAPHRLLVCFECRAEMALGPDGVSGLKRNFSIQTIIDKFDNMRVSQEESLEQEDTEAAPTEEKHTVKCEQHTNEVAYFICDTCHETLICRLCTEGHHFGHHFVSVKGKSEILKASLMELIKEHQDLTAQVIERDQRQAVDSITSNMQRLENEVVQTAAKKISAIQKQRDKLIGIVQHVGQVMEEKTNNMYYNEKPIDSIAEMVVGDNEYEITAGYAEAKSHLQQSLAEMKEKMSSRIMPSIAKCLSFKEEGNGVTDARLCDLILSNTCWKPATTYVDIKAMGKIVAFSYGPFGDWCILTSIEHSAQESEKERLVSLRHLSSNGQCKKMKMLYLKAMPLDIVFAKSGKLCILGLCNNQLCLATAKDLSKRSTVMKPLPVKDLVHDTLKVTVNPQDQMCVPDKNGCGIWKISVNSEKQEKFSMGEFPHPMNAVSCGTGIFCITADKKIVQRQEFPGSVPTLCSHDIKSGDPVQLLVDPKTCTLLVVHQSVNGASAFELSIHQLGKVKPIADPVKLSWVPTVMKADITQTGDLTILLAKEQSGMLVEYKREDLPSLYDIPGLLPPDQE
- the LOC129277348 gene encoding polycystin-1-like protein 2: MENPQIIIHNYNHNPFAWASMDGNYDITSQVSSLELELSDETNQTKLTLENLTQDIDIFIQNKDPKLDQLVPANVSEDGGIEYHFNVLSEMAYVVVEVLVNNSSLYEPFPELYLNLTREATGLNSSEEVYIPILNTSFPAGADPPVSAWNDTYNITGNPYLWIIPFSDIGEASHHHLILSGWELVNQTDIAVFAFGAQCVYWNTDEEKWDTSGCKVGPLTSRSHTHCQCNHLSHFAAGFVILPNTVHFIKDASLFAKILENPITAIVVGSVFALYVLVAVWANRRDRRAEEQACVIFLGDNNPDAQYKYHVTVFTGMRRGAGTSAVATITLYGSAGSSEPHVLAVDGKRKILQRGGVDSFVLATHGSLEELTAVRVWHDNTGKKPEWYLNRILVHDLQTHQLWYFLSHTWLAVDLGECTVDKTIPVATTEDLRQFHHLFITRLLRDMKDHHLWVSIFTRPPNSNFTRLQRVSCCFTLLMMSMLASIMFFGINPEDVDVGDSKAPGMSQEIGMGTIRVTWFDILVGIESGLIVLPGNLLILEIFRNARSRHHPNKSVEIVVETEDEKLGASKSKNDVLTESIATASSHASESGDVPHHAGDGSLNHQKPSQTRYPETISQEKIINDNDTEGQIQSGSQSLGIHDRSPTSERSRSADVSLSSIHVSTAKKDPPCCCLRPCFKGEDHDDMVSSEDDLSCRTSSSRVCSSSDPRPESSSSAATEQLNGPPFFMRHEDYLHHHINKMYEEIYHAPEGYFKTEEDRKMALRKLEETLKVHGWYQYLPEEEEGHATAEDDEKSSCCHGQGCLPWWFVYIGWFFVVATNLVCGYLVILYGLSYGLQTSVDWLVSMVVTLLQEVFVLQPSKVILVAAFFAIIWKKHEDDDVGVDNFTDAATGIFMTPPNAKGKGQRRTIARYYQPPPIETVNQARERREAEAKMCKMLKELLGQILLVVLALEVAHFQRDPNAYMFHQAMTDTFTGGFEDVSSINDMYVYLEESFVPELFGENRGYLGDESTYRVGRTRMRQVRISPNACTPAERVKHLVNCTGLLGSQEHTDRQTYNKSWSELLKDDTEFEVGIESFGPWKFTSSRASCGSYHMGTVGLYTRGGYIQVLGSTARSTLRILQELEDRKWLDELTRALYIEWTVFSADAELLCVCTVLFEATTMGNVVSTGEFHAFRLFSTDTFVDKVNLALQSIYLLVILALIRLEVRKLRRKKKEYFHFWNILNILTIILSILSAVFYCLWATALHKTMLEYTQDPSKFTSFFYVMLMDQNFMASTGFLVFINTIRCAKILRFNSSIQTVNHTFSNISHEFFAFTLTVSIFLFAFALLFCLTFGSDVMDFKDVAFSFQTIFLFLEGGYEEFMDVSEAHATLGPLYFIFMTFTLFFLLFNFYILLILYSFRDARRVLPNVDHKDVLGALVDWIFSVCSIKRSPRKDSTQKSVSIFNIKR